A genomic stretch from Natronogracilivirga saccharolytica includes:
- a CDS encoding O-methyltransferase, translating to MPDDSRTFLQQAESYAVKNSSPESPLLRDVRRATAAELRYDDMLSGPLVGALLRMMAGLTAARFVLEIGTFTGYGTLQIASGMTSGGRIITCEGNDKYSAIARRFFDRFHKEQPSGPRIELLTGMALDAIREQKILESGPKPDLIFLDADKESYPVYYDVLMPVLRPGGVMVIDNAFWGGKAWADAAGEADDRKGKAVDRMNRLISVDARVENVLLPVRDGLQIVRKHPEAS from the coding sequence ATGCCAGACGACTCCCGAACCTTCCTGCAACAGGCAGAAAGCTATGCCGTGAAAAACTCATCGCCCGAATCACCACTGCTGCGGGATGTGCGCCGGGCGACGGCCGCCGAACTCCGGTATGACGATATGCTCAGCGGTCCGCTTGTCGGCGCGCTGCTACGGATGATGGCCGGGCTCACAGCCGCCCGGTTTGTCCTGGAAATCGGCACCTTCACCGGCTACGGTACGCTTCAGATCGCATCGGGAATGACATCGGGCGGACGCATCATCACCTGCGAGGGCAACGACAAGTATTCCGCCATCGCCCGGCGGTTTTTCGACCGGTTTCACAAAGAGCAGCCGTCCGGGCCGCGCATTGAGCTGCTGACCGGCATGGCGCTGGATGCCATCCGCGAACAGAAAATCCTGGAGTCCGGACCGAAACCCGATCTCATTTTCCTCGATGCCGACAAGGAAAGCTATCCGGTCTATTACGATGTTCTGATGCCGGTGCTGCGGCCCGGCGGGGTCATGGTCATCGACAATGCATTCTGGGGCGGCAAGGCCTGGGCCGATGCGGCCGGCGAGGCGGACGACCGCAAGGGTAAGGCCGTCGACCGGATGAACCGGCTCATTTCGGTTGATGCGCGGGTCGAAAATGTGCTGCTGCCGGTGCGCGACGGGCTGCAGATCGTCCGGAAACATCCGGAAGCATCATGA
- a CDS encoding OmpP1/FadL family transporter, producing MKNIVTVLTAGLLAVCLAASAAMAGGYQLNLLGQRQIGMGHVGTGMPLDIATIAMNPGGLSALDGNAVMAGSNATFISTAYRAPAPSTYQANTDSRVRTPFSIYASYDTPVDNLKAGFAVYTPYGNALKWEEGWKYRTLLREISLTSIYLQPTLSYAITDNIGVGAGFIYAIGMVNLQRDLPISDMDGHTGIVELDGSTTAIGFNAGIYADVTDLVSLGVSYRSEIEMEVEGGDADFTIPQSLQGNFPEGNRFDASLPLPAVLNIGVGLTPTERLRVGIDANLTFWSAYESLDFAFEENTPALQNITEPRNFNDRWIFRLGGEFDATEALQLRLGGYFDPSPVDEGFITPETPDLDRIGMSAGVGYAFTPDLGVNASLLFITSSPREQSLEDTIDAGTFGTVPVGEFKTRAWLPGISLYHKF from the coding sequence ATGAAAAATATTGTTACCGTTTTGACGGCAGGCCTGCTGGCCGTATGTCTTGCAGCAAGTGCAGCAATGGCAGGCGGATATCAGCTCAACCTGCTGGGACAGAGACAGATCGGGATGGGACATGTCGGTACCGGCATGCCGCTCGACATTGCAACCATAGCCATGAATCCGGGCGGACTCTCCGCACTGGACGGAAATGCCGTCATGGCGGGTTCCAACGCCACGTTCATCAGCACCGCCTACCGGGCGCCGGCGCCGTCCACCTATCAGGCCAACACCGACTCCAGGGTGCGAACGCCGTTCAGCATCTATGCCAGCTATGACACGCCGGTGGACAACCTGAAGGCGGGTTTTGCCGTGTACACTCCCTACGGAAACGCTCTGAAGTGGGAAGAGGGGTGGAAGTACCGCACGCTGCTGCGCGAGATTTCCCTGACATCCATTTACCTGCAGCCCACGCTCAGCTATGCGATTACCGACAACATCGGTGTCGGTGCCGGATTCATTTATGCCATCGGGATGGTGAATCTGCAGCGCGATCTGCCCATCAGCGACATGGACGGACATACCGGAATTGTCGAGCTTGACGGATCGACAACCGCGATCGGCTTCAACGCCGGTATTTATGCGGATGTGACCGACCTGGTTTCGCTTGGTGTTTCCTACCGCTCGGAGATTGAAATGGAAGTGGAAGGCGGAGATGCCGATTTTACCATTCCGCAGTCGCTGCAGGGCAATTTTCCGGAAGGCAACCGGTTTGATGCTTCCCTGCCGCTGCCGGCCGTGCTTAACATCGGCGTGGGGCTGACCCCGACCGAGCGTCTGCGCGTGGGTATCGATGCCAACCTGACGTTCTGGAGTGCCTATGAGAGCCTGGATTTTGCTTTCGAGGAAAATACACCTGCGCTGCAGAACATTACCGAGCCCCGGAATTTCAATGACCGCTGGATCTTCCGTCTGGGCGGCGAATTTGATGCGACCGAAGCGCTGCAGCTGCGTCTCGGCGGATACTTTGACCCGTCCCCGGTGGATGAGGGCTTCATAACTCCCGAGACACCGGATCTCGACCGGATCGGAATGTCGGCAGGAGTGGGCTACGCCTTTACTCCCGATCTGGGCGTCAATGCCTCGCTTCTGTTTATTACATCCAGTCCCCGGGAGCAGTCCCTGGAGGATACAATCGATGCGGGCACCTTCGGCACCGTGCCGGTAGGCGAGTTCAAGACACGGGCCTGGCTGCCGGGCATATCCCTGTATCACAAATTCTGA